A stretch of Acidimicrobiales bacterium DNA encodes these proteins:
- a CDS encoding circularly permuted type 2 ATP-grasp protein — protein sequence MEVRPGHFDEMHGSGTAVRGPYVEYQDWFAEEDPRRLLKKSADAEALFRRTGITFNVYGGSEADERLIPFDIVPRILAAAEWTVLERGMEQRVRAINAFLHDIYHRQEILRAGRIPTSVISDNEAFLPQMIGMTPPGGVYTHIVGTDIVRTGENEFYVLEDNARTPSGVSYMLENRETMLQMFPELFTKSRVRPVSEYPTDLRTSLGACAPAGSGHRPTIAVLTPGIHNSAYFEHAFLADQMGVELVEGHDLSVDDGRIVMRTTRGPEPIDVLYRRVDDDFLDPLIFRSDSQLGIAGVMDVYRSGGITIANAPGTGIADDKAIYSYVPDIIEFYTGEKPLLNNVPTWRCAEPDSLAYVLDHLAELVVKEVHGSGGYGMLVGPAASKREIASFTKKLKANPAKYIAQPTLALSTVPILTRAGLAPRHVDLRPFALVAPDRVRITPGGLTRVALKRNSLVVNSSQGGGTKDTWVMET from the coding sequence GTGGAAGTCCGCCCCGGTCACTTCGATGAGATGCACGGCAGCGGCACCGCCGTGCGTGGACCGTACGTGGAATATCAGGACTGGTTCGCGGAGGAGGACCCGCGTCGCCTGTTGAAGAAGTCGGCCGATGCGGAGGCGCTCTTCCGGAGGACGGGCATCACCTTCAACGTCTACGGCGGCTCGGAAGCCGACGAGCGGCTGATCCCGTTCGACATCGTCCCCCGGATCCTCGCGGCGGCCGAGTGGACCGTCCTCGAGCGGGGCATGGAGCAGCGGGTCCGCGCGATCAACGCCTTCCTCCACGACATCTACCACCGTCAGGAGATCCTGCGGGCCGGTCGCATCCCCACGTCGGTCATCTCGGACAACGAGGCGTTCCTCCCCCAGATGATCGGGATGACACCGCCGGGCGGGGTGTACACCCACATCGTCGGCACCGACATCGTCCGCACCGGCGAGAACGAGTTCTATGTCCTCGAGGACAACGCCCGGACGCCGAGCGGTGTCTCCTACATGCTCGAGAACCGCGAGACGATGCTGCAGATGTTCCCGGAGCTCTTCACGAAGAGCCGGGTCCGGCCGGTGAGCGAGTACCCGACGGACCTGCGGACGTCCCTCGGCGCCTGCGCGCCGGCAGGAAGCGGCCATCGCCCGACGATCGCGGTCCTCACTCCGGGCATCCACAACTCCGCCTACTTCGAGCACGCCTTCCTGGCCGATCAGATGGGCGTCGAGCTCGTGGAGGGTCACGATCTCTCGGTGGACGACGGCCGCATCGTGATGCGGACCACCCGGGGACCGGAGCCGATCGACGTGCTCTACCGGCGCGTCGACGACGACTTCCTGGACCCGCTGATCTTCCGGTCCGATTCGCAGCTCGGGATCGCCGGTGTGATGGACGTCTACCGCTCGGGCGGAATCACGATCGCGAACGCGCCCGGCACCGGCATCGCCGACGACAAGGCGATCTACTCCTACGTGCCCGACATCATCGAGTTCTACACGGGCGAGAAGCCGCTGCTGAACAATGTGCCGACGTGGCGCTGCGCCGAGCCCGATTCGCTCGCGTACGTCCTGGACCATCTCGCCGAACTGGTGGTCAAGGAGGTCCACGGGTCGGGTGGCTACGGGATGCTCGTCGGGCCCGCGGCCAGCAAACGCGAGATCGCGTCGTTCACCAAGAAGCTCAAGGCGAATCCGGCCAAGTACATCGCCCAGCCGACGCTGGCGCTGTCCACCGTGCCGATCCTCACGCGGGCCGGGCTCGCGCCGCGCCACGTCGACCTCCGCCCCTTCGCGCTCGTCGCGCCCGATCGCGTCCGGATCACGCCGGGCGGTCTCACCCGCGTCGCGCTGAAGCGCAACTCGCTGGTCGTGAACTCCAGCCAGGGCGGCGGCACCAAGGACACCTGGGTGATGGAGACCTGA
- a CDS encoding alpha-E domain-containing protein, which yields MLGRTAGGLYWMFRQLERSENTARLIEAGMRIALTRSSDVEREWESVVATAGQRAAYLERHERYDPTTVIDFLLRDRNNPSSVRSVVDQARANAREVRTALTREVWEATNNTWLTVSEALARPVLQRELPTVLGLIRQESAIVRGSLHGTMLRNEPYSFARIGTFVERADNTARILDVKYYVLLPSASHVGSSLDNVQWETILRSVSAQRSYRSRSAGDASARGIADFLILDGQMPRSLIFCAKKIDNNLGHLADAHGARHDAHERSEALHAGLDAADIDAIFDAGLHQFLQGFIASTYELGQTIETDFRFTA from the coding sequence ATGCTCGGACGCACCGCCGGCGGCCTCTACTGGATGTTCCGTCAACTCGAGCGCAGCGAGAACACCGCCCGTCTCATCGAAGCAGGCATGCGGATCGCCCTCACCCGATCGAGCGATGTCGAGCGGGAATGGGAGTCGGTCGTGGCTACGGCCGGTCAACGCGCCGCATACCTCGAACGCCACGAGCGCTACGACCCGACGACCGTGATCGATTTCCTGCTCCGCGATCGCAACAACCCGTCGAGCGTTCGGTCCGTCGTCGACCAGGCCCGTGCCAATGCCCGGGAGGTACGCACCGCGTTGACCCGCGAGGTGTGGGAGGCCACCAACAACACCTGGCTGACCGTGAGTGAGGCCCTCGCCCGACCCGTGCTGCAACGCGAGCTTCCGACCGTGCTCGGCTTGATCCGCCAGGAGAGCGCCATCGTGCGGGGCAGCCTCCACGGCACGATGCTGCGCAACGAGCCGTACAGCTTCGCCCGCATCGGCACGTTCGTGGAGCGAGCCGACAACACCGCCCGCATCCTCGACGTCAAGTACTACGTGCTGCTCCCGTCCGCCTCCCACGTGGGCTCGTCGCTCGACAACGTGCAGTGGGAGACGATCCTGCGATCCGTGTCGGCCCAGCGGTCCTACCGGTCACGGAGCGCCGGCGACGCGAGTGCCCGCGGCATCGCCGACTTCCTCATCCTCGACGGCCAGATGCCGCGGTCGTTGATCTTCTGCGCGAAGAAGATCGACAACAACCTCGGCCACCTCGCGGACGCCCACGGGGCGCGTCACGATGCCCACGAGCGTTCCGAGGCGTTGCACGCCGGCCTGGACGCGGCCGACATCGATGCGATCTTCGACGCCGGTCTCCACCAGTTCCTCCAGGGCTTCATCGCGTCCACCTACGAGCTCGGTCAGACGATCGAGACCGACTTCCGGTTCACCGCCTGA
- a CDS encoding transglutaminase family protein translates to MISHATTYTYSTPVRHGLQELRLRPVSGPSQSVLGWDTEIEGGTHQLLFDDEYGNRVELIRLTPGSTETVVTARGEVETEDVGGVISSHIGYAPIWLFQRSTPHTEIGAGIRDLCGELPETADEVTLLHELSAAVGERVDYRPGHSDVATTAEDALVAGVGVCQDHAHAFIAAARHLGYPARYVSGYLLLGASDQQDASHAWAEVWLDGLGWVGFDVSNGISPDGRYVRIATGLDYRAAAPIKGLRYGSGDEALHVELEVRAEWESGQQQQRSP, encoded by the coding sequence GTGATCTCCCACGCCACGACGTACACGTACTCCACTCCCGTGCGCCACGGCCTCCAGGAGCTGCGGCTGCGACCGGTCTCGGGGCCGAGCCAGTCGGTGCTCGGGTGGGACACCGAGATCGAGGGTGGGACGCACCAGCTGCTCTTCGACGACGAATACGGGAACCGTGTCGAGCTCATCCGGTTGACGCCGGGTTCGACCGAGACGGTCGTGACGGCGCGCGGCGAGGTCGAGACCGAGGACGTCGGTGGCGTGATCTCCAGCCACATCGGGTACGCACCGATCTGGTTGTTCCAGCGTTCGACGCCGCACACCGAGATCGGTGCCGGGATCCGTGACCTGTGCGGGGAGCTGCCCGAGACCGCCGACGAGGTCACCCTGCTCCACGAGCTCTCGGCCGCGGTCGGCGAACGGGTCGACTACCGCCCCGGACACTCCGATGTGGCGACCACCGCCGAGGACGCCCTCGTCGCCGGGGTCGGGGTGTGTCAGGACCACGCGCACGCCTTCATCGCTGCGGCCCGCCACCTCGGCTACCCCGCCCGCTACGTGAGCGGCTACCTGCTGCTCGGCGCGTCCGACCAGCAGGACGCCAGCCACGCCTGGGCGGAGGTGTGGCTCGACGGCTTGGGTTGGGTCGGGTTCGACGTCAGCAATGGAATCTCGCCCGACGGCCGATACGTTCGCATCGCGACGGGGCTCGACTATCGCGCCGCCGCCCCCATCAAGGGGTTGCGGTACGGCTCGGGCGACGAGGCGCTTCACGTCGAGCTCGAGGTGCGTGCCGAATGGGAATCAGGACAACAGCAGCAACGATCGCCGTGA
- a CDS encoding proteasome-type protease — protein MTYCVGLQLDRGLVFMSDTRTNSGVDNISVFPKMHQWSVPGDRVITLLSAGNLATTQTVVSLLDERSKVPADRQPSILEVPTMFQVAELVGGLLRDTIAQHSQTGQRAEAKFNATLILGGQIKGMPPRLFLIYPEGNFIETSPETPFMQIGETKYGRPILLRAYRSEMTFEDAIKLLLVSFDSTIKANLSVGLPIDVSVYETDTLEARETIRITQDDEYYRSISEGWGEQLRVAVQSLPDFDFDAYR, from the coding sequence ATGACCTACTGCGTGGGACTCCAGCTCGATCGCGGGCTCGTGTTCATGTCCGACACCCGCACCAACTCCGGGGTCGACAACATCTCCGTCTTCCCCAAGATGCACCAGTGGTCGGTGCCCGGCGACCGGGTGATCACCCTCCTGTCGGCCGGCAACCTGGCCACGACCCAGACCGTCGTAAGCCTGCTCGACGAGCGATCCAAGGTGCCGGCGGACCGCCAGCCGTCGATCCTCGAGGTGCCCACGATGTTCCAAGTGGCCGAGCTGGTCGGCGGGCTGTTGCGCGACACGATCGCCCAGCACAGCCAGACCGGGCAGCGGGCCGAGGCGAAGTTCAACGCCACCCTGATCCTCGGCGGGCAGATCAAGGGCATGCCGCCCCGCCTGTTCCTCATCTACCCCGAGGGGAACTTCATCGAGACGAGCCCCGAGACGCCGTTCATGCAGATCGGTGAGACGAAGTACGGGCGGCCGATCCTGCTCCGGGCGTACCGCAGCGAGATGACGTTCGAGGACGCGATCAAGCTCCTCCTCGTCTCGTTCGATTCCACGATCAAGGCCAATCTCTCCGTCGGCCTCCCGATCGACGTCTCCGTCTACGAAACGGACACGCTCGAGGCCCGCGAGACGATCCGGATCACCCAGGACGACGAGTACTATCGCTCGATCTCCGAGGGGTGGGGCGAGCAGCTCCGCGTCGCGGTGCAGTCGCTTCCCGATTTCGACTTCGATGCCTACCGCTGA
- a CDS encoding transglutaminase family protein — protein MPTADGSGLARTVSVHIEAQVHATADVALAIAPSLRYRRSEECFEVTVDGVAADVRSIDGDHGGRIDVLPGLEPGRLVLDYTATIDGTAGPEPVADADWVRFIQPSRYCESDRLGGFARGQFAGLAGIELVLAVADWVRGNIHYVPGASRPTDGAVATFLAREGVCRDFSHLAVSLLRANDLPARVVAVYAPGLSPMDFHAVTEVLLDGRWIVVDPTGLAPRQSMVRIATGHDAAATAFMTSVGGQVDLTGIAVSAVVSPDLPTDDGREILALH, from the coding sequence ATGCCTACCGCTGACGGCAGCGGGCTGGCCCGCACCGTGTCGGTGCACATCGAAGCGCAGGTGCACGCCACGGCCGACGTCGCGCTCGCGATCGCGCCCTCCCTGCGTTACCGCCGATCGGAGGAGTGCTTCGAGGTGACCGTCGACGGTGTCGCGGCCGACGTCCGTTCGATCGACGGTGACCATGGTGGGCGCATCGACGTGCTCCCGGGTCTCGAGCCTGGCCGCCTCGTTCTCGACTACACGGCGACGATCGACGGCACCGCCGGGCCCGAACCGGTCGCCGACGCCGACTGGGTCCGCTTCATCCAACCGAGCCGCTACTGCGAATCGGACCGGCTCGGCGGCTTCGCCCGCGGACAGTTCGCGGGACTGGCCGGTATCGAACTGGTCCTGGCGGTCGCCGACTGGGTGCGCGGCAACATTCACTACGTGCCCGGCGCATCCCGCCCGACCGACGGCGCGGTGGCCACGTTCCTCGCCCGCGAGGGGGTGTGTCGCGACTTCTCGCACCTGGCCGTCTCCCTGCTGCGCGCCAACGATCTCCCGGCCCGCGTGGTCGCCGTCTATGCGCCCGGATTGAGCCCGATGGACTTCCATGCCGTCACCGAGGTCCTGCTCGACGGACGGTGGATCGTCGTCGACCCGACCGGCCTGGCGCCCCGGCAGTCGATGGTGCGCATCGCCACCGGCCACGACGCCGCGGCGACCGCGTTCATGACATCGGTGGGCGGCCAGGTCGACCTCACCGGCATCGCGGTGAGCGCGGTCGTTTCGCCGGATCTGCCCACGGACGACGGCCGGGAGATCCTCGCGCTCCACTGA